TGCCACGGTGACCGTGCCCTCGGCGGGACAACCCCTGCCGGAACCGCACGTGCTCGCCCGCACGACGACAGCGGCCCGAGCCGCCGAATCGAGGCGCTGAGACGGGCAGGCGATCACCGCGGCTGCATCGCCGCGCTTGCGGCTCCGGCTTACGGCTCTCGCTTACACCGAGTCGCGGCGCCGGCCACTTCCACGGCAGACGACGAACAGCCCGAGACCGGCGGCGAGCACGGCGACGGCATAGGCCGGGATGTACTTGATCTGCCCGCCGACCGGCTCGGTGGCCTCGGCCGCGGCGCCGGCAGCCGCCGGGGCTCCGCCGCCAGCAGCGAAATTGGCCGCCATCTTCGCTCCGGGGACGTTGGCCATCGCCGCCGGGTTGCCGGCGGTCGCCGGCTTGCCCGCCTGCTCGAGCGGCGGCGCCAGGATCGCCGCGCCCCCCTGACCGAATGCCACCGAACACGGATCGGCAAACGACACCAGCAGGGCGATGCAGGTGGCGGCGGAGAGAGCACGACCCGACGACGACATGGCGACGGCTCCTGAGGCGGGAGACGGACGTTCCGACACCCCGAGGGTACCATTCGCTGACCGGTCCGTCAGCACTCGGCGCCTGCGATCGGCCGCCATCCCCCGCTCCGAGGCACTGCCATGCCTGCCAAACGCCCCCGCTCCGCCCGTCGCGGAACGGCGACCGACGCCGCGGCCAGGGCCCCCGCGGTCCCGCGCGACAAACTCCCGGCCGTCGATCGGAAGACGCTCGGCCTGATCGTCGATCTCGCCGACGCGGTGGCCACCGCCGCCGTCAAGCGCCGCGACCCGTGGCTCGACATCCCCGCCCGCAACCTCTCCAACGTCCGCTTCAACAAGGCGCGGAAGATCGTCGAGATGGGGGGGCAGACGAACCGCCGGCAGCTGTTCAACCTCTCCCAGGCGAAGAGCTACATGCAGACGCTGCTGGTCGCCACCGGCTGCAAGTCGCTGATCGACCAGCAGAAATCGACGAGCATCCGCGGTCTGTACTACCTCCTCAAGCACACCATCGAGGGGACGCGCGAGGAGACCTTCGCCACCCAGGAGGAGTGCGACCCGATCATCGAAGACCTCGAGGTCACGCTCCAGAGCCTCCGCGAGGAGCTCCACGTCTACGCCAGCAACCGCGGCGGCATGGTCGGCCCGATCACCCTCGTCGACTCGGGCGACGAGATCGACTGCTCGCGGATGGGCTCGGGAGGCTACAGCATCCCGTCGATCGTCGAGGCCAACGTCATCCGCTTCAAGGAGTGCGACGCCAAGTTCATCCTCCATGTCGAGAAAGACACCGTCTGGCGGCGCTTCAACGAGGACAAGTTCTGGCGGAAGCATTCCTGCCTGCTGACCCACGGCGGCGGGCAGCCGCCGCGCGGGGTGCGCCGGATGCTGTACCGGCTCCATCACGAGCTCGAGCTCCCCGTCTACTGCCTCCTCGACAACGACCCCTGGGGGTACTACATCTACTCGGTCCTCAAGCAGGGTTCGATCAACCTCGCCTACGAG
This sequence is a window from Planctomycetota bacterium. Protein-coding genes within it:
- a CDS encoding DNA topoisomerase IV subunit A, yielding MPAKRPRSARRGTATDAAARAPAVPRDKLPAVDRKTLGLIVDLADAVATAAVKRRDPWLDIPARNLSNVRFNKARKIVEMGGQTNRRQLFNLSQAKSYMQTLLVATGCKSLIDQQKSTSIRGLYYLLKHTIEGTREETFATQEECDPIIEDLEVTLQSLREELHVYASNRGGMVGPITLVDSGDEIDCSRMGSGGYSIPSIVEANVIRFKECDAKFILHVEKDTVWRRFNEDKFWRKHSCLLTHGGGQPPRGVRRMLYRLHHELELPVYCLLDNDPWGYYIYSVLKQGSINLAYESKRMAIPEARFLGLRSRDYQRCGLSPSVQIALADADIKRAKQIAAYPWFAGKKAWQKEIETMLTNGFKLEVESLISKDISYVTEVYTPERLAESDWLD